One Candidatus Aquicultor sp. genomic window carries:
- a CDS encoding chemotaxis protein CheC, with translation MTKLAAGLTEKQHNMLERILKLSTDSSAVALSEMTEKSIFLKAPKLGVGSLDSIIDMAGGYETIAISVCLIFDGDIKGNMLLVFPGKSAFKLVDLVMQAEANSQKELDEMAISVLGEVGNLVSAYFLSTLSDYTGMDLRPSSPMLTQDMIGAIISTAMLMLARAPEEVLFIETEISGAARKIDGYLMLFTDEDSLKKLLHAIEKR, from the coding sequence GTGACAAAGCTAGCTGCAGGACTGACCGAAAAACAGCATAATATGTTGGAGCGTATCCTTAAGCTTAGCACTGATAGTTCGGCAGTCGCACTATCTGAGATGACTGAAAAGTCTATATTCTTAAAAGCGCCGAAGCTTGGCGTGGGGTCGCTTGATTCGATTATTGATATGGCGGGAGGGTATGAAACCATAGCCATTAGCGTATGCCTGATTTTTGACGGCGACATCAAGGGCAACATGCTCTTAGTGTTCCCGGGCAAGAGCGCGTTCAAGCTTGTAGACCTTGTTATGCAGGCGGAGGCGAACAGCCAGAAAGAGCTTGATGAAATGGCGATCTCCGTACTCGGCGAGGTCGGCAATCTCGTAAGTGCTTATTTCTTAAGCACACTGTCCGACTATACCGGGATGGACCTGCGTCCATCGTCCCCGATGCTGACCCAGGACATGATCGGTGCGATTATTAGCACAGCCATGTTAATGCTGGCACGAGCTCCAGAAGAAGTTCTTTTCATCGAGACCGAGATATCCGGCGCAGCACGTAAGATCGACGGATACTTAATGTTGTTCACCGACGAAGATTCACTCAAAAAGCTTCTTCATGCGATCGAAAAGAGGTAA
- a CDS encoding chemotaxis protein CheD yields the protein MPETFTVGIGELKVSKEQRAVIITRGLGSCVAVCLYDATAKIAGMAHIMLPEDNGKETTLLARFADTGVPRLYDEMIKQGASPRHMTVKIAGGARMFQMPGGNSLLEIGERNVKAVTTVLTTLKLKLVAADTGKDYGRTVELSVADGELLVKAIGRNTTVI from the coding sequence GTGCCAGAAACATTTACGGTGGGAATCGGTGAGCTAAAGGTATCCAAGGAACAGCGCGCAGTTATCATTACGCGTGGTTTGGGTTCATGCGTCGCCGTCTGCCTCTACGATGCTACTGCGAAGATAGCTGGAATGGCGCATATCATGTTGCCTGAGGACAATGGCAAAGAGACCACGCTCCTGGCGCGATTCGCCGATACCGGTGTGCCGAGACTATACGATGAGATGATTAAACAGGGTGCGAGCCCTCGACATATGACTGTGAAAATTGCGGGCGGCGCCAGGATGTTTCAAATGCCGGGCGGCAATAGTCTGCTAGAAATCGGCGAGCGCAATGTTAAGGCAGTGACAACGGTGCTCACGACGCTTAAGTTAAAACTGGTCGCTGCCGATACAGGTAAAGATTACGGTAGAACTGTTGAACTATCAGTGGCTGATGGCGAACTTCTCGTAAAAGCAATAGGCCGCAACACGACTGTAATATAG
- a CDS encoding response regulator: MGKSVLVVDDAAFMRMKIIKLLSDNGFTVVDEAGNGEEAVIKYQQHKPDLVIMDITMPVMDGIAAITEIKKFDDAAKIIVCSAMGQQNMVIQAIKSGAKDYVLKPFQPDRVLEAVNKQIG, from the coding sequence ATGGGAAAGAGCGTCTTAGTCGTCGACGATGCTGCTTTCATGAGGATGAAGATCATCAAACTGTTATCTGATAATGGGTTTACCGTTGTCGACGAAGCAGGAAATGGTGAAGAAGCTGTTATTAAGTATCAACAGCATAAGCCGGATCTAGTCATCATGGACATCACAATGCCGGTTATGGATGGTATTGCTGCTATCACGGAGATTAAAAAATTCGACGATGCTGCAAAGATTATCGTTTGCAGTGCCATGGGCCAGCAGAACATGGTTATCCAGGCAATCAAATCAGGGGCTAAAGATTACGTATTAAAGCCGTTCCAGCCAGATCGCGTTCTTGAAGCAGTCAATAAACAAATCGGTTAA
- a CDS encoding chemotaxis response regulator protein-glutamate methylesterase, with product MARIRVLVVDDSFFIRKRLIDILSSDPEIEVVDGAQNGIEAIEKAAMHKPDVITLDVEMPKMDGLTALDHIMKDHPTPVLMVSTLTEEGSEAAAIALLKGAIDFVHKPTELTHMRLAEIQQELITKVKNTARARPKGRFSTPAERAVATEPSFTSHKGHNKLVMIGSSTGGPRALVEVLPRLPKNFPVPIVVVQHMPPGPFIGSIAKRLDAESNIRVRQAENDDRLEPGVALIAPGGMHLLIEKGGITKFNHGPAVNAVKPSVDVMMNSGAEVYGANSIGVILTGMGHDGASGMSTIKKKGGCTIAEDSSTCVVYGMPKAVVENGDADRVVPVERVAAEIVKFLEE from the coding sequence GTGGCACGTATCAGGGTCCTCGTCGTAGATGATTCGTTTTTTATCAGGAAGCGCCTTATCGACATACTATCCAGCGATCCCGAGATAGAGGTGGTCGATGGTGCGCAGAACGGTATCGAGGCTATCGAAAAGGCAGCAATGCACAAGCCGGACGTCATCACGCTCGACGTCGAAATGCCGAAAATGGATGGTTTAACGGCACTCGACCATATAATGAAAGACCATCCGACTCCTGTATTGATGGTAAGCACTTTGACCGAAGAAGGGTCGGAAGCAGCTGCAATCGCACTCTTAAAGGGAGCGATTGACTTCGTGCATAAGCCGACTGAGCTCACACACATGCGGCTGGCCGAAATCCAGCAAGAACTTATCACCAAAGTTAAAAACACAGCGAGGGCGCGTCCAAAAGGTCGATTTAGCACACCTGCCGAACGAGCGGTAGCTACCGAACCATCGTTTACCTCGCATAAAGGGCATAACAAGCTGGTGATGATCGGCTCTTCCACCGGTGGGCCACGGGCGCTTGTCGAGGTTCTGCCACGACTACCAAAGAACTTTCCGGTGCCCATAGTTGTCGTTCAACACATGCCCCCGGGTCCGTTTATTGGGTCTATCGCCAAGCGTCTTGACGCAGAATCGAACATTCGTGTTCGGCAGGCCGAAAATGATGACCGGCTTGAACCCGGTGTAGCATTGATCGCCCCAGGCGGCATGCACTTGCTTATTGAAAAAGGAGGCATCACCAAGTTCAACCACGGCCCGGCGGTCAATGCGGTAAAGCCATCGGTTGATGTCATGATGAACTCCGGTGCCGAAGTATATGGTGCAAATTCAATCGGTGTCATCTTAACGGGCATGGGCCATGACGGCGCGAGTGGTATGTCGACGATTAAGAAAAAAGGCGGATGCACGATCGCCGAAGATTCATCAACATGTGTCGTGTACGGTATGCCAAAAGCAGTCGTTGAAAATGGGGATGCAGATCGCGTGGTTCCCGTCGAGCGCGTTGCCGCCGAAATAGTTAAGTTTCTTGAGGAGTAG
- a CDS encoding protein-glutamate O-methyltransferase CheR, which yields MASPAYIDTPEYRYFVETVLRLSNINLANYKPWQIQRRLAFIMNQSNVSDYRAYADMLAADKELLAKFVDWVTINVSEFYRDPAKFKELQDRIFPEFLKHNRQLKVWSAGCSNGSEPYTLALILEELAPGAKHTIIASDIDDRILEAAARGHYLERDVRNVPKHLREKFFTMHGDEVIISDEIKRRVTFKKLDLLKDQYDSNFDLILCRNVVIYFTNDAKDRIYHGFWSSLNEHGVLFVGGAESILNARDLGFRATIPFFYAKNPSFGGLNVKQAS from the coding sequence ATGGCAAGTCCAGCATATATTGATACACCAGAATATAGATATTTTGTCGAAACAGTGCTGCGTCTCAGCAACATTAATCTTGCTAATTACAAGCCGTGGCAAATCCAGCGCCGGCTTGCGTTTATCATGAATCAATCCAACGTCAGTGACTATAGAGCTTACGCTGACATGCTAGCGGCAGATAAAGAACTGCTGGCAAAGTTCGTCGATTGGGTCACGATAAACGTATCAGAGTTTTATCGCGACCCGGCAAAGTTCAAAGAGTTGCAGGATAGGATATTTCCGGAGTTTCTCAAGCATAATCGCCAGCTTAAGGTCTGGAGTGCCGGGTGCTCGAATGGCTCAGAGCCGTACACGCTCGCGCTTATTCTCGAGGAGCTTGCGCCGGGCGCAAAACACACGATTATCGCCAGTGATATCGATGACCGGATTTTGGAGGCGGCGGCACGGGGGCACTATCTCGAGCGGGATGTGCGAAATGTGCCGAAACATCTGCGCGAGAAGTTCTTTACGATGCACGGAGATGAAGTCATTATCAGCGACGAGATCAAGCGCCGTGTAACCTTTAAGAAGCTCGATCTGCTCAAAGACCAATACGATTCGAACTTCGATCTCATCTTGTGTAGAAACGTTGTCATCTACTTTACCAACGATGCCAAAGATAGAATTTATCACGGGTTCTGGTCATCGCTTAATGAACACGGTGTTCTGTTCGTAGGTGGGGCTGAAAGCATTCTTAATGCGCGTGACCTCGGGTTCCGTGCAACCATACCATTCTTCTATGCGAAGAATCCATCGTTTGGAGGGCTCAATGTCAAGCAAGCGAGTTAA
- a CDS encoding HDOD domain-containing protein, whose amino-acid sequence MSSKRVKEIHDKINAMPLFSQVADRALSAERDRSLDGSLDERGFHHPGLARQILQMTNLTSYGFSGNRAGSFESDAIESGNVIRSMMLGFSLQDFIGKELPAYGFAENELWEHVMNCGISTWMIASKVGYADLETAFVAGMMHDIGKVILNEFLAEESGNVVDTISQEDETIVHAERKILGIDHAEAGALLAKHWAFDEKIIEAIRYHHQPEKAEIDPDLTALVHLADCVSLSIRQAVSSNDLANLLMGDFSGLPQST is encoded by the coding sequence ATGTCAAGCAAGCGAGTTAAGGAAATTCACGACAAGATTAATGCCATGCCTCTTTTCTCGCAGGTAGCCGACCGAGCGCTCTCGGCGGAGCGTGACCGCAGTCTCGACGGAAGTCTCGACGAACGGGGCTTTCATCATCCGGGGCTGGCCCGTCAGATTTTGCAGATGACCAATCTGACATCATACGGGTTTTCCGGGAACCGGGCGGGCTCCTTTGAGTCTGATGCGATAGAGTCGGGCAACGTTATTCGCAGTATGATGCTCGGTTTCTCGCTTCAGGACTTTATCGGCAAAGAACTTCCCGCATACGGGTTTGCCGAGAACGAGTTGTGGGAGCACGTGATGAACTGTGGCATATCTACCTGGATGATCGCTTCAAAAGTCGGTTATGCAGACCTCGAAACCGCATTTGTCGCAGGCATGATGCACGACATCGGTAAAGTAATTTTGAACGAGTTTTTAGCTGAAGAAAGCGGGAATGTTGTCGATACAATAAGTCAAGAGGATGAAACTATCGTACACGCAGAACGGAAAATTCTTGGGATCGATCATGCTGAAGCCGGTGCGCTTTTAGCCAAGCATTGGGCTTTCGATGAGAAAATAATTGAAGCCATCAGATATCATCACCAGCCTGAGAAGGCTGAAATCGATCCAGATCTAACGGCTCTCGTGCACCTGGCGGACTGCGTCTCGCTGAGTATCCGCCAAGCTGTAAGCAGCAACGACTTAGCTAATTTATTAATGGGGGATTTTTCAGGTCTTCCTCAAAGCACGTAG
- a CDS encoding HDOD domain-containing protein, whose translation MGQDVQSKILREVRDLPPFSAIANRALKLTNDPKSSAVDISRVISYDAAFTARVLRMANSAYYGFTRKITTVSEAIVILGYETLKSVVLALTLQKFYDQEVKGYGLEKGDLWKHSVGCALAARLIANQVRYPQVEQAFVAGLLHDVGKIILNQYVRKEIDNIVELAAQQGLSFAEAERRILGFDHQDIGSKVAEKWNFDEKIVEAIYQHHRPDRAKKDPELTAIVHVADFICLSLGLGVGSDGMLYPLKKEALDVLNLEEPEIDNLIFSAYNISEEIEKILA comes from the coding sequence ATGGGACAGGATGTCCAAAGCAAAATATTACGAGAGGTACGCGACCTTCCGCCTTTTTCGGCCATTGCGAATCGGGCGCTGAAGCTCACTAACGACCCAAAATCATCAGCTGTTGATATCAGCCGGGTCATCTCTTATGATGCCGCTTTTACCGCCCGAGTCTTGCGCATGGCAAACTCGGCATATTACGGTTTTACCCGTAAGATCACAACGGTTAGTGAAGCTATCGTAATTCTTGGCTACGAAACGCTCAAAAGCGTGGTTCTTGCACTTACCCTGCAAAAGTTTTACGACCAAGAGGTTAAAGGATACGGCCTTGAGAAGGGCGATCTTTGGAAGCATTCGGTTGGATGCGCGCTTGCGGCGCGCCTGATCGCCAACCAGGTACGTTATCCACAAGTTGAGCAGGCGTTTGTCGCCGGTCTTTTACATGATGTCGGCAAGATTATCCTCAATCAATATGTTCGCAAGGAAATCGATAATATAGTTGAGCTTGCGGCGCAACAAGGTCTCTCGTTTGCGGAGGCCGAGCGCAGGATTCTAGGGTTCGATCACCAGGACATCGGCTCCAAAGTAGCCGAAAAGTGGAACTTCGACGAAAAGATCGTCGAGGCGATTTACCAGCACCATCGACCGGATCGCGCGAAGAAGGACCCGGAGCTTACGGCAATCGTTCACGTTGCCGATTTTATATGTTTAAGTCTAGGGCTTGGCGTAGGTAGCGATGGAATGCTTTACCCGCTCAAGAAAGAAGCCCTTGATGTACTCAACCTTGAAGAACCTGAGATAGATAACCTTATCTTCTCGGCGTATAACATATCCGAAGAGATTGAGAAGATTTTAGCTTAA
- a CDS encoding chemotaxis protein CheX: protein MLKVEFVNPFLEAAMEVFVTETDLDLEKGPLSVQKSSITSQEVSVLIGITGQIHGQVIYGMSSKTAKKVASKMIGQPVALMDELAQSAISELGNMITGLATVKFSESYKNLAITPPTLIVGNNVMISTMDIHRLYIVLMSELGDIEMSIALKEHMVQSDIGVASARRSAI, encoded by the coding sequence ATGCTAAAAGTCGAATTTGTAAATCCGTTTCTCGAGGCCGCGATGGAGGTCTTCGTGACGGAGACCGATCTAGATTTAGAAAAAGGGCCGCTTTCGGTCCAGAAGTCTTCGATTACATCACAGGAAGTAAGTGTGCTGATTGGTATTACAGGCCAGATTCACGGCCAGGTAATCTACGGGATGTCGTCAAAGACAGCTAAAAAAGTCGCTTCTAAAATGATCGGTCAACCGGTAGCACTGATGGATGAGCTGGCGCAAAGCGCGATCAGCGAACTCGGCAATATGATCACAGGTCTGGCAACGGTGAAGTTCAGCGAATCATATAAGAATCTTGCGATCACACCGCCAACGCTTATTGTCGGCAATAACGTCATGATATCGACTATGGATATCCACCGCCTTTATATCGTTTTGATGAGCGAACTCGGCGATATCGAGATGAGTATTGCCCTCAAAGAGCATATGGTGCAAAGCGATATTGGGGTTGCTTCAGCTAGAAGATCCGCGATATAG